The window AAGGCAAGAGGGCAATATCACTGCCCAATGGAAATAGTTCAAACGAGATAAAGGCGGCAGACCACAAGGATGATAATACCcttgaaagaagatcaactcaTGAACCTGAATCAGGCTCATGGCGCTATCATGAATATGCAGATTCTGAAGGACTAACAAGCTGGAAGCAGCAAGATCAAGCTCACTTTGAAACAGAAGATCAAGCTTCAGTTGAGTATTCCCTAAATCTCATAGAAGGAGGCCTGGAGAAATGGCGTCAAGTGGCAAGAGAAGAAGGCAATACCTCATCCATATGCATATTCAAACTTCCATGTGGCCTAACAGGTACAAATGAGAAGGCTAAAGAGCCTGAGCTTGTGTCAATAGGTCCTTATCACCGCGGCAAAAATCATCTACTCAAGTTTGAAGAGCACAAATGGTACTTTCTAGACAAGATTCTCTCTAGAAATCACAATAATCATTTTAGTGGTCTAAGCACTTACCTTAGATGCATGAGGAACTTAGAAGCCAGGGCGAGAGCTTGTTACTCTGATAAATTGCTCATGTCTAGCCATGATTTTGTTGAAATGATGTTATTAGATGCCTGCTTTGTTGTTGGTCTCCTTCGCCATCTTGGTTCTAGTGAAGATTCGGTTGATAAAGATGATCCAATTTTTACCAAGCCATGGATAATACCAATTCTCATCAGGGATCTTCTTAAATTGGAGAACCAACTGCCTTTTTTCGTCCTGGAGGAACTGTTTCTCCCCGTCATGGTTACCAGAAGATAAAACTCGCTCACTCCCTTGTCTTGCCTTGACAGTTTTCGACCTGTTCTTTCCACTGCCGTCTGATATCTTCTTTGAGTGCATGGCTGCTTTCAAACcattgcatttacttgatttgttCTACTTGAGTCTCTTACCCTCAAATCAAGAGACAAGACCGAAATATCTTGATGCATATCGTCCATCAAGTCAATCAATACAAAGTGTAACAGAGTTAAGGCCATCAGGGATCAAGTTGAAGCCGCAAAAAGCTGACAGTTTCTTGGACATCAAGTTCCACAACCGAGTCCTGGAAATCCCAGCAATGACTGTGAATGATTTCACTAGCACCCTTCTCCTGAACTGTGTTGCCTGGGAACAATGCCAAGAAGATAAACCAACATACTTCACAGACTATATTTCTTTCATGAATTGTCTCATCCATCGGCCAAGAGATGTAGCATTACTGTATCTAGATGGGATTATCACAAGATTATCACAAGATGACATGTATGTGGCTGATTTTTTCAACAATCTTGGGAAAAATGTTGTGATCAACGTCCATAGTTGTTACCTCTACAAGGAGTTCAAAGAGCTGGATGCATACTTCAATAGCTATTGGGCAAC is drawn from Coffea arabica cultivar ET-39 chromosome 1c, Coffea Arabica ET-39 HiFi, whole genome shotgun sequence and contains these coding sequences:
- the LOC140005922 gene encoding UPF0481 protein At3g47200-like; translation: MKIKKGKRAISLPNGNSSNEIKAADHKDDNTLERRSTHEPESGSWRYHEYADSEGLTSWKQQDQAHFETEDQASVEYSLNLIEGGLEKWRQVAREEGNTSSICIFKLPCGLTGTNEKAKEPELVSIGPYHRGKNHLLKFEEHKWYFLDKILSRNHNNHFSGLSTYLRCMRNLEARARACYSDKLLMSSHDFVEMMLLDACFVVGLLRHLGSSEDSVDKDDPIFTKPWIIPILIRDLLKLENQLPFFVLEELFLPVMCMAAFKPLHLLDLFYLSLLPSNQETRPKYLDAYRPSSQSIQSVTELRPSGIKLKPQKADSFLDIKFHNRVLEIPAMTVNDFTSTLLLNCVAWEQCQEDKPTYFTDYISFMNCLIHRPRDVALLYLDGIITRLSQDDMYVADFFNNLGKNVVINVHSCYLYKEFKELDAYFNSYWATMMRTYFRSPWSFISIFSAFLIIVLSFTQSIMSILTYQRQFG